The following are from one region of the Geoalkalibacter subterraneus genome:
- a CDS encoding transposase family protein — translation MGKASRRANREEIKAKARQRKRAQKELGRKQEEEGLKRASHATIANRKSGYKSVEEEGLARNEAAWEQLKVFRGQLPVLLRRLSAIPDPRTAKKTKHKLSVLLMLGILSFVLQMASSREVTREMSRPMLWENLKALFPELEETPHHDTLKRVLSQIEVDQIASVQLELIRKWIRNKKFSRYLVNNCYPVAVDGTQKMARGWLWDEECLQRTFNRGQSAEQTQYYVYVLQANLAFSGGMSIPLMSEFLCHTQGDSHRSKQDCELKAFYRLAARLKEAFPALRIMLLLDGLYANGPVMELCRRNKWQYMIVLKDDALPSTVKEFQALARLEPKNRHFQTWGGRQQRFRWANRIEYSFGANGRKREIVNVVECLESWQEIGNQGCDVVEKTSRHLWLSSEPLDRWNLHERCNLGARSRWGVETGFLVEKHHGYQYEHCFSHDWNAMKGFHYLMQLGHMFNIMARYSEKIARIIRETGVRGLIRLVRETIASPWLNQAWIREQIAAPFQLRLT, via the coding sequence ATGGGCAAAGCGAGCCGCCGTGCGAACCGCGAAGAGATCAAGGCGAAGGCAAGGCAGAGAAAACGCGCGCAGAAGGAACTCGGACGCAAGCAGGAAGAAGAGGGGTTGAAGAGGGCCTCCCACGCCACGATCGCCAACCGCAAGAGCGGCTATAAAAGCGTGGAGGAGGAGGGTCTTGCCCGCAACGAGGCGGCCTGGGAGCAGCTCAAGGTGTTTCGCGGCCAGTTGCCGGTGCTTTTGAGGCGATTGTCGGCGATACCGGATCCGAGAACCGCGAAGAAGACCAAGCACAAGCTATCCGTGCTGCTGATGTTGGGAATTCTGTCGTTCGTGCTGCAGATGGCATCCTCGCGGGAGGTGACCAGGGAAATGAGCCGTCCGATGCTCTGGGAGAACCTGAAGGCCCTGTTTCCCGAACTCGAAGAGACCCCCCACCATGACACCCTCAAGAGGGTATTGTCACAAATCGAGGTGGACCAGATCGCGTCGGTACAGCTGGAATTGATCCGGAAGTGGATACGAAACAAGAAGTTTTCCCGATACTTGGTCAATAATTGCTATCCCGTTGCGGTAGACGGTACGCAGAAGATGGCGCGCGGCTGGCTTTGGGACGAAGAATGCCTGCAACGCACGTTCAATAGAGGGCAGAGCGCGGAGCAGACGCAGTACTACGTCTATGTCCTGCAGGCGAATCTCGCCTTTTCCGGCGGGATGAGCATTCCCTTGATGAGCGAGTTCCTGTGCCATACGCAAGGAGATTCGCACAGGAGCAAGCAGGACTGCGAGCTGAAAGCTTTTTATCGATTGGCTGCGAGGCTCAAAGAGGCGTTTCCGGCGCTGCGGATCATGTTGTTGCTGGACGGGCTCTATGCGAACGGGCCAGTCATGGAGCTGTGCCGCCGGAACAAATGGCAGTACATGATCGTGCTGAAGGACGACGCCTTGCCGAGCACGGTGAAGGAATTTCAGGCCCTGGCACGGCTTGAGCCGAAGAACCGGCATTTTCAAACCTGGGGCGGCAGGCAGCAGCGTTTCAGATGGGCAAACAGGATAGAGTACAGCTTCGGGGCGAACGGCAGGAAGCGGGAGATCGTAAACGTCGTCGAATGTCTGGAGAGCTGGCAAGAGATTGGCAACCAGGGGTGCGACGTGGTGGAAAAGACCAGCCGGCACCTCTGGCTATCGAGTGAGCCCCTCGACCGATGGAACCTCCACGAGCGGTGCAATCTGGGCGCACGCTCGCGCTGGGGGGTCGAAACAGGCTTCCTGGTAGAGAAGCACCACGGCTACCAATACGAGCACTGTTTTAGCCATGATTGGAACGCGATGAAGGGTTTCCATTATCTGATGCAATTGGGGCACATGTTCAACATCATGGCGAGGTATTCGGAAAAGATCGCCAGAATCATTCGGGAGACCGGGGTGCGGGGATTGATCCGCTTGGTACGCGAAACGATAGCGAGTCCGTGGCTCAATCAGGCGTGGATCCGCGAGCAGATTGCTGCCCCTTTCCAGTTACGGCTGACATAA
- a CDS encoding Druantia anti-phage system protein DruA: protein MRDERKQLVHCGRTIGPEEVEAIQETVSTCSGLSRFELAFTICEHLDWRTASGSLKRDACLKLLEKLEQQGLLKLPRKRTIAPGAGLKKQPKPTRRTEATTAVKGSVAEIGPVRLAGADSKDAADLWNEYVSRYHYLGYTPPIGCFQRYFIESERGLLGCLLFCGAAKSLQERDRFIGWSKDERLRNLGFVINNSRFLVFPWVQVKNLASHTLGKAARRIGDDWHKRWGYRPLLLETFVDPELYAGTCYLAANWQYLGMTTGQGLARRGKSYSTTPKKIFVKPLAGDFRGALCS from the coding sequence ATGAGAGACGAGAGGAAGCAACTGGTTCACTGCGGGAGAACCATCGGTCCTGAAGAAGTGGAGGCGATTCAGGAAACGGTTTCGACATGTTCAGGATTGAGCCGATTCGAACTGGCATTTACCATTTGTGAGCACCTGGATTGGCGCACCGCTTCGGGGAGTTTGAAGAGGGATGCCTGCCTGAAGCTACTGGAGAAGCTCGAACAGCAGGGATTGCTGAAGCTTCCGCGGAAGCGGACCATCGCCCCGGGAGCGGGGCTGAAGAAGCAGCCGAAGCCGACGCGCAGAACGGAGGCGACCACGGCGGTAAAAGGCAGCGTCGCAGAGATCGGACCGGTTCGGCTGGCAGGGGCGGACAGCAAGGATGCGGCCGATCTATGGAACGAGTATGTGAGCCGCTATCACTACCTGGGGTACACGCCTCCCATCGGCTGTTTCCAACGCTACTTCATCGAGAGCGAGAGGGGGCTTTTGGGGTGTCTGCTGTTTTGCGGCGCGGCGAAGTCGTTGCAGGAGCGGGATCGCTTTATCGGCTGGAGCAAGGATGAGCGACTGAGGAACCTGGGGTTCGTCATCAACAACAGCCGTTTTCTGGTGTTTCCCTGGGTACAGGTGAAAAACCTGGCAAGCCACACCTTAGGGAAGGCGGCAAGGCGCATCGGGGACGATTGGCACAAACGTTGGGGATATCGGCCGCTGCTGTTGGAAACGTTCGTGGACCCTGAGCTTTATGCAGGGACCTGTTATCTGGCAGCGAACTGGCAGTACCTGGGGATGACGACCGGCCAAGGTCTGGCGCGCAGGGGAAAGAGCTACAGCACGACCCCCAAGAAGATCTTCGTGAAGCCGCTTGCGGGAGATTTCCGCGGCGCGCTTTGCTCGTAG
- the ppsA gene encoding phosphoenolpyruvate synthase — MTKRNDSIRWFETLNNKDVALVGGKNASLGEMIRTLKSEGICVPDGFATTADAYRRYITENNLEEKIRQRLEEYRKGDKTLHKTGDTIRRMIRRGKWPDETAIAIRDAYRELCRRSGEEEVDVAVRSSATAEDLPDASFAGQQETFLNITGEEELLDACRKCYASLFTDRAISYRENKGFDHMQVALSVGVQKMVRSDKAGAGVMFSIDTDTGFPDVVVIDAAWGLGENVVQGSVTPDNYTVFKPLLQDKTLRPILNKTIGGKEKKMVYARGAGNTTRNVETSARERHSFVLSDDEILQLARWAAVIERHYGTPMDMEWAKDGDSGELFIVQARPETVQSRKEAGVLKSYHLKQKGEVLLTGMAIGESVAAGKVQVIKSASEIERFEDGNILVTGMTDPDWVPIMKKAAGIITDHGGRTSHAAIVSRELGIAAVIGTEHGTGELKDGQEVTLSCAEGDQGKIYEGILEYEETEVNLDDLPETKTQIMMNIASPAAASRWWRLPCRGIGLARMEFIINNQIKAHPMALLKYDELEDKDAKRQIRELTRHYDDKSEYFIDQLAQGIAMIAASQYPDPVIVRMSDFKTNEYADLIGGRQFEFSEENPMLGFRGASRYYSEHYRAGFALECAAIRRVREKIGLGNVVVMIPFCRTLKEADRVLEVMAEEGLVRGQKGLEVYVMVEIPSNVVLAEQFAERFDGFSIGSNDLTQLTLGVDRDSAVLKEVFDERDEAVKKTIAQAIRAANKTGTKIGICGQAPSDYPDFAAFLVEEGIDSISLNPDSVIGVIRRVAEVEKRL, encoded by the coding sequence ATGACGAAGCGCAACGATTCGATCCGCTGGTTCGAAACTCTCAACAATAAAGACGTTGCCCTTGTCGGAGGCAAGAACGCCTCCCTGGGCGAAATGATCAGGACGCTCAAGTCCGAGGGGATCTGTGTGCCTGACGGATTTGCGACCACTGCGGATGCCTATCGTCGCTATATCACAGAAAATAATCTGGAGGAAAAGATCCGTCAGCGACTTGAGGAATACCGTAAAGGCGACAAGACGCTGCACAAGACGGGCGATACGATCCGCCGCATGATCAGAAGAGGAAAATGGCCTGATGAGACTGCCATCGCCATACGCGATGCCTACCGGGAACTCTGCCGACGCAGTGGCGAAGAGGAGGTCGATGTGGCGGTTCGCAGTAGCGCGACCGCTGAAGACCTCCCCGATGCCAGCTTTGCCGGGCAGCAGGAAACCTTTCTCAACATCACCGGAGAGGAAGAACTGCTCGACGCCTGCCGCAAATGCTACGCTTCGCTCTTTACCGACCGCGCCATCAGCTACCGTGAAAACAAGGGCTTCGATCACATGCAGGTGGCCTTGTCGGTGGGGGTACAGAAGATGGTGCGCTCGGACAAGGCCGGTGCGGGAGTGATGTTCTCTATCGATACCGATACCGGCTTCCCCGATGTGGTGGTGATCGATGCAGCCTGGGGTCTGGGAGAAAACGTCGTGCAGGGATCGGTGACGCCGGACAATTACACGGTGTTCAAGCCGCTGCTGCAGGACAAGACCCTGAGACCGATTCTGAATAAAACCATCGGCGGAAAAGAGAAGAAGATGGTGTACGCGCGCGGCGCTGGCAACACCACCCGCAATGTCGAGACTTCAGCCAGAGAGAGACATTCCTTTGTGCTCTCCGATGATGAAATCCTGCAGCTTGCGCGCTGGGCGGCGGTCATCGAGCGCCATTACGGCACGCCGATGGATATGGAATGGGCCAAGGACGGCGACAGCGGAGAGCTGTTCATCGTTCAGGCACGCCCTGAAACGGTGCAATCGCGCAAAGAAGCGGGCGTCCTGAAAAGCTATCACCTCAAACAGAAGGGCGAGGTACTGCTCACAGGCATGGCGATCGGTGAGTCGGTCGCAGCGGGCAAAGTGCAGGTGATCAAGAGCGCAAGCGAAATTGAACGCTTCGAGGACGGCAACATCCTGGTCACCGGGATGACCGACCCCGACTGGGTGCCGATCATGAAAAAAGCGGCCGGCATTATCACCGATCATGGCGGCCGCACCTCTCATGCCGCCATCGTCAGCCGCGAGCTGGGGATCGCGGCGGTCATCGGCACTGAGCATGGCACGGGCGAACTCAAGGATGGGCAGGAGGTGACGCTGTCGTGCGCCGAGGGGGATCAGGGCAAGATCTACGAAGGGATTCTCGAGTACGAGGAGACGGAGGTGAACCTCGACGATCTGCCTGAAACCAAAACTCAGATCATGATGAATATTGCAAGCCCTGCAGCGGCATCGCGCTGGTGGCGTCTGCCCTGCCGGGGGATCGGGCTGGCCCGGATGGAATTCATCATCAACAACCAGATCAAGGCTCATCCCATGGCATTGCTGAAATACGATGAGCTGGAAGACAAGGACGCAAAACGACAGATTCGCGAGCTGACCCGTCACTATGACGACAAGAGCGAGTATTTCATCGACCAGCTCGCCCAGGGGATCGCGATGATTGCGGCGAGCCAGTATCCCGATCCGGTCATTGTGCGCATGAGCGACTTCAAGACCAATGAGTACGCCGATCTCATCGGCGGGCGCCAGTTCGAGTTTTCCGAAGAGAACCCGATGCTCGGCTTCCGGGGCGCATCGCGCTACTACAGCGAACATTACCGCGCCGGATTTGCACTCGAATGCGCCGCGATCAGGCGGGTGCGCGAAAAGATCGGCCTTGGCAACGTGGTTGTGATGATTCCCTTCTGCCGCACGCTCAAGGAGGCCGACCGGGTTCTTGAAGTCATGGCCGAAGAGGGGCTGGTGCGCGGGCAGAAGGGGCTCGAGGTTTATGTGATGGTGGAGATCCCCTCCAACGTGGTGCTGGCCGAGCAGTTTGCCGAGCGTTTCGACGGCTTCTCCATCGGTTCCAACGACCTGACCCAGCTCACTCTCGGCGTCGACCGCGACAGCGCGGTGCTCAAGGAGGTGTTCGACGAGCGTGATGAAGCCGTGAAAAAAACCATCGCCCAGGCGATCCGGGCCGCCAACAAGACCGGCACCAAGATCGGCATCTGCGGTCAGGCGCCAAGCGACTACCCCGATTTCGCCGCGTTTCTGGTTGAGGAGGGGATCGATTCAATTTCGCTGAATCCTGACAGCGTGATCGGAGTGATCCGGCGGGTGGCCGAAGTAGAAAAACGGTTGTAA
- the atpD gene encoding F0F1 ATP synthase subunit beta has product MITQESSYGTITSIVGSVVEARFTRGVPGINNLLIAGENGEILVEVALHLDGQTVRGNALTPTRGLALGAAIKDTGETLKAPVGTETLGRMFNVFGETIDRKGSVDAQERRSIHHKAPGLTERATESEIFTTGIKAIDVLSPLERGGKAGLFGGAGVGKTVLITELIHNMVGEHEGVSIFCGIGERCREGEELYREMKDAGVLDNTVMVFGQMNEPPGSRFRVGLTALTMAEYFRDDRRQDVLLLVDNIFRFIQAGMELSGLLGLMPSRLGYQPTMASELSALQERITNTAHAAITSIQAVYVPADDLTDPAAVHTFSHLSASIVLSRKRASEGLYPAVDPLQSNSKMLTPQVVGERHYGIAQEIRRTLASYEDLKDIIAMLGMEELSRDDRKTVFRARRLERFLTQPFFTTEQFTGTPGRSVSLEDALDGCERILNDEFSDFSEKALYMIGKVDEAREKARKASNSSDQDKDKGEGEGEDRNPQDSDGGEAA; this is encoded by the coding sequence ATGATAACTCAGGAATCGTCATACGGGACTATCACCTCCATCGTCGGGAGTGTTGTGGAAGCTCGCTTCACCAGGGGCGTGCCGGGCATCAACAACCTGCTGATCGCCGGTGAGAACGGGGAGATCCTGGTGGAAGTCGCGCTGCACCTGGATGGCCAGACGGTGCGCGGCAACGCCCTGACACCCACCCGGGGTCTCGCCCTGGGTGCCGCCATCAAGGACACCGGCGAGACACTGAAGGCCCCGGTCGGCACCGAAACACTTGGGCGAATGTTCAACGTTTTCGGTGAAACCATCGACCGCAAAGGTTCTGTCGATGCGCAGGAGCGTCGTTCAATCCACCACAAGGCACCCGGGTTGACGGAGCGCGCCACCGAGTCGGAAATCTTCACCACCGGCATCAAGGCCATCGATGTCCTTTCGCCCCTGGAACGCGGCGGCAAGGCGGGTCTTTTCGGTGGTGCAGGGGTCGGCAAAACCGTACTCATCACCGAGTTGATCCACAATATGGTCGGCGAACACGAGGGCGTTTCAATCTTCTGCGGCATCGGGGAACGCTGCCGCGAAGGCGAAGAACTCTACCGGGAGATGAAGGATGCCGGTGTCCTCGACAACACCGTCATGGTCTTCGGCCAGATGAACGAGCCGCCGGGCAGCCGCTTCCGGGTCGGGCTGACCGCTTTGACCATGGCGGAATATTTTCGAGATGATCGCCGACAGGATGTACTTCTGCTGGTGGACAACATATTCCGCTTCATTCAGGCGGGGATGGAGCTCTCCGGCCTGCTCGGATTGATGCCGTCGCGCCTGGGTTATCAGCCGACGATGGCTTCGGAACTCTCTGCACTGCAGGAGCGCATCACCAATACGGCTCACGCGGCGATCACCTCGATTCAGGCGGTCTATGTGCCTGCCGACGACCTTACCGACCCGGCAGCGGTGCATACGTTCTCGCACCTTTCAGCGTCCATCGTGTTGTCGCGCAAGCGCGCCAGTGAAGGCCTCTATCCCGCGGTGGATCCTCTCCAGTCCAACTCCAAAATGCTTACCCCCCAAGTGGTGGGCGAGCGGCATTACGGGATTGCCCAGGAGATTCGTCGCACCCTGGCATCCTATGAGGATCTCAAAGACATCATCGCCATGCTCGGCATGGAGGAACTCTCCCGCGATGACCGCAAAACCGTTTTCCGCGCTCGCCGCCTTGAGCGGTTTCTGACTCAACCTTTTTTCACCACCGAGCAGTTTACCGGCACGCCGGGCAGATCCGTTTCCCTTGAAGATGCCCTTGATGGCTGCGAGCGCATTCTCAATGACGAATTCAGCGACTTTTCGGAAAAAGCGCTGTACATGATCGGCAAAGTGGATGAGGCGCGGGAAAAAGCACGTAAGGCGTCGAATTCGTCAGATCAGGACAAGGACAAAGGCGAAGGCGAAGGCGAAGACAGGAATCCGCAGGATTCAGATGGCGGAGAGGCGGCATGA
- a CDS encoding F0F1 ATP synthase subunit epsilon, with protein sequence MKLRIFLPTRILLETEVVSVTATALNGSFGLRPNHIDFVTVLAPGLLSYLPAENDEEKFVAVDRGVLIKQGQEVRVSVRNAVSDAPLTELVEMVEERFAELDEQERQVKTAVARLEADFLRRFMQV encoded by the coding sequence ATGAAGCTGAGAATATTTCTCCCCACGCGCATTCTTCTTGAAACCGAGGTCGTCAGCGTCACCGCCACGGCATTGAACGGTTCCTTCGGCCTGCGCCCCAACCATATCGATTTTGTCACTGTCCTGGCGCCCGGCCTGCTCAGCTATCTCCCGGCGGAGAACGACGAAGAGAAGTTCGTGGCAGTGGATCGCGGAGTGCTCATCAAACAAGGTCAGGAGGTGCGGGTCTCAGTACGCAACGCCGTTTCCGACGCACCTTTGACGGAGCTGGTGGAAATGGTGGAGGAGCGCTTCGCGGAACTCGATGAACAGGAGCGCCAGGTCAAGACTGCGGTGGCGCGACTGGAAGCTGATTTCCTGCGGCGGTTCATGCAGGTCTGA
- a CDS encoding AtpZ/AtpI family protein yields MTEEKKNSDPHEEFRRKVKETQKRKLRARSQGDQGVWFGLGMFGLVGWSVTIPALIAIAVGVWIDARFKSQYSWTLMMLVIGIGVGCFNAWYWISRERQSIEDQFTHDQKEPPRQEKKK; encoded by the coding sequence TTGACTGAAGAGAAGAAAAACAGCGACCCCCACGAGGAGTTCCGGCGCAAGGTCAAAGAAACACAGAAGCGCAAGCTGCGCGCCCGGAGCCAGGGGGATCAGGGCGTATGGTTCGGGCTTGGCATGTTCGGGCTGGTGGGCTGGTCGGTGACGATCCCGGCCCTGATTGCCATCGCCGTAGGGGTCTGGATCGACGCCCGCTTCAAGAGTCAGTATTCGTGGACCCTGATGATGCTGGTTATCGGCATCGGCGTCGGATGTTTCAACGCCTGGTACTGGATCTCCCGCGAGCGACAGAGCATCGAAGATCAATTTACCCATGATCAGAAAGAACCACCCAGGCAGGAAAAAAAGAAATGA
- a CDS encoding ATP synthase subunit I, whose protein sequence is MKIELWQLAAALAAGSAIGFFYFGGLWLTVTRIPVSRNPHLLLIGSFFLRLTVTLAAFYALVPWGWQAMAAALVGLLMTRQILTRLKGKATVTRNAGSQAADNF, encoded by the coding sequence ATGAAGATTGAATTGTGGCAACTGGCGGCCGCCCTTGCGGCGGGAAGCGCCATCGGCTTTTTCTATTTCGGCGGCCTGTGGCTGACAGTGACGCGAATTCCCGTCAGCCGCAATCCGCACCTGCTGCTCATCGGTAGTTTCTTTCTGCGCCTAACCGTCACCCTGGCTGCTTTTTATGCCCTGGTTCCCTGGGGTTGGCAGGCCATGGCTGCCGCTCTGGTCGGTCTGCTGATGACCCGGCAGATACTGACCCGACTCAAGGGAAAGGCGACGGTGACGCGTAATGCGGGCTCTCAGGCAGCCGACAACTTTTAA
- a CDS encoding F0F1 ATP synthase subunit A, whose translation MEITPDAFIYWQHGFARLNSTIVVTWLNMVLLVGASALVTLRLTSGEKLGRGQNLLEVVVSNIRQQISDMGLKPVDEFLPFIGTLFLFILLPNVLSVVPGYRAPTGSLSTTAALAICVFVAVPIWGIRRRGLIGYLKLYIQPTPFMLPFNLMGELSRTLALAVRLFGNIMSGAMIAGILLSLAPLFFPVLMNILGLITGVIQAYIFAVLAAVYLAAAARAHQDQEKKSEQQQDKGGSSHG comes from the coding sequence ATGGAAATCACCCCGGATGCTTTCATTTACTGGCAGCATGGTTTTGCCAGGCTCAATTCCACCATTGTCGTGACCTGGCTCAATATGGTTCTGCTGGTCGGGGCCTCGGCGTTGGTGACCCTGCGCCTGACCTCCGGTGAAAAACTCGGACGAGGCCAGAACCTGCTGGAAGTGGTGGTGAGCAACATCCGCCAACAAATCAGTGATATGGGACTTAAACCGGTCGATGAGTTCCTCCCCTTCATCGGCACGCTCTTTCTTTTTATCCTGCTGCCGAACGTGCTCTCGGTGGTTCCCGGCTATCGCGCGCCAACGGGTTCACTGTCCACCACGGCCGCCCTGGCGATCTGCGTCTTTGTCGCTGTGCCGATCTGGGGCATCCGGCGTCGGGGGCTGATCGGCTACCTCAAACTCTATATCCAGCCCACCCCTTTCATGCTTCCATTCAACCTCATGGGGGAGCTGTCACGCACTCTGGCCCTGGCAGTGCGCCTGTTCGGCAACATCATGAGCGGGGCCATGATTGCCGGCATTCTGCTGTCTCTCGCCCCCCTGTTCTTCCCCGTCCTGATGAATATCCTGGGTCTGATCACGGGGGTGATCCAGGCTTACATTTTTGCGGTTCTGGCTGCGGTTTACCTGGCAGCTGCCGCCCGGGCGCACCAGGACCAGGAAAAAAAGAGCGAGCAACAACAAGATAAAGGAGGATCATCCCATGGATAG
- a CDS encoding F0F1 ATP synthase subunit C, which translates to MDSLGWVAVASIISSGLCIGIGAIGPALGEGRALAQALQAMAQQPDETNTITRTLFVGLAMVESTAIYAFVVSMILIFANPFWNHFLEQAGGG; encoded by the coding sequence ATGGATAGTCTTGGTTGGGTCGCAGTCGCCTCCATCATCAGCAGCGGCTTGTGTATCGGAATCGGCGCCATCGGCCCCGCGCTCGGTGAAGGGCGTGCTCTTGCTCAGGCGCTCCAGGCCATGGCGCAGCAGCCCGATGAAACCAACACCATCACCCGCACCCTGTTCGTCGGCCTGGCGATGGTCGAATCGACAGCGATCTATGCATTTGTGGTGTCGATGATTCTGATCTTCGCCAATCCATTCTGGAACCATTTCCTGGAACAGGCCGGCGGAGGCTGA
- a CDS encoding F0F1 ATP synthase subunit delta, with product MLINWFTVVAQIVNFLILVFLLKRFLYKPIVKHMNEREERIAARLQEASEMRAEAQQQIDEFREKQEEMEEQSRQKLEEAENEAQLRRQELLEQARDQVQSKRQSWLQSLEKEKEDFARGLKKRSAQEILHFVQRVLQDLADEPLNNRLAEVLLARMKKLDDEVKQRLSKAAEEGEIEVRSTFELDTSMKDKITAALREFYEKDAEVAYKVDHEQPLGVEANAGSVKFSWSIAGYLDELESQVLTLFEEKSQRESDEKEGKEKTTGNQGNSDKNNSPQQQGNE from the coding sequence ATGCTCATCAACTGGTTTACGGTTGTCGCGCAGATCGTCAACTTTCTCATCCTTGTTTTTCTGCTCAAGCGGTTTCTTTACAAGCCGATTGTCAAGCACATGAACGAGCGGGAGGAGAGGATCGCCGCCCGGCTGCAGGAAGCTTCGGAAATGCGCGCCGAGGCCCAGCAGCAGATCGACGAGTTCCGTGAAAAGCAGGAAGAAATGGAGGAGCAGAGTCGGCAAAAGCTGGAAGAAGCAGAAAATGAGGCCCAGTTACGGCGGCAGGAACTCCTAGAACAGGCACGCGACCAGGTCCAAAGCAAGCGTCAGAGCTGGCTTCAGTCCCTGGAGAAAGAAAAGGAAGATTTTGCGCGCGGCCTGAAAAAACGCTCCGCCCAGGAAATTCTGCACTTTGTTCAGCGGGTTCTGCAGGACCTGGCTGATGAACCTCTGAACAACCGGCTGGCTGAAGTCCTGCTGGCACGGATGAAAAAACTCGACGATGAGGTTAAACAGAGACTTTCAAAGGCCGCCGAGGAAGGTGAAATCGAGGTTCGGTCCACCTTCGAACTCGATACCTCCATGAAGGACAAGATCACAGCCGCTTTACGCGAATTCTATGAAAAAGACGCCGAGGTCGCTTACAAGGTAGATCACGAACAACCCCTGGGAGTCGAGGCAAATGCCGGCAGTGTTAAATTCTCTTGGAGCATCGCAGGCTACCTGGATGAACTTGAGAGCCAGGTACTGACCCTGTTCGAAGAAAAAAGTCAGCGAGAAAGCGACGAAAAAGAGGGAAAAGAGAAAACCACCGGCAATCAAGGCAACTCTGACAAGAACAATTCTCCCCAGCAACAGGGAAATGAATGA